The following are encoded together in the Candidatus Bandiella woodruffii genome:
- the rplQ gene encoding 50S ribosomal protein L17, producing MIHRKSKRKFSRRSAHRTSLIRNLCKSLINHEQITTTLPKAKDLRSVVEKLVTAGKNDSLHARRMVISKLGGGLQEADKILKVLSPRYKDRNGGYTRIVKSGFRQGDCAPMALIQFVDQQ from the coding sequence GTGATACATAGAAAAAGCAAAAGAAAATTTTCAAGGAGAAGTGCTCATAGAACAAGCTTAATAAGAAATCTTTGCAAGTCTTTGATAAACCATGAGCAAATTACCACAACTTTGCCCAAAGCAAAAGACCTTAGGTCAGTGGTTGAGAAGTTGGTAACTGCTGGCAAAAACGATTCTTTACACGCTAGAAGAATGGTTATATCAAAACTCGGTGGCGGATTGCAGGAAGCTGATAAAATACTTAAAGTTTTGTCTCCTAGGTATAAAGATAGAAACGGTGGTTATACAAGAATTGTAAAATCTGGGTTTAGGCAAGGAGATTGTGCTCCTATGGCTCTTATACAATTTGTCGACCAACAATAA
- a CDS encoding IS5 family transposase (programmed frameshift), producing the protein MDLGLHRHDITDNMWDLIKDHLPGREGTWGGLAHNNRGFINAVFWILRTGSPWRDLPSEYGGWKNTHKRFCRWRDKRIWEALLEIFVKEPDMEWLMIDASHSKVHPHASGAKGGNQDMSRTKGGFNTKIHLALDSHGMPLKVIVTKGSEADCKQAVNLIEEMKAEYLLADRGYDANYIIDHAQELGMRVVIPPKKNRITQRKYDKDLYKIRHIVENTFLHLKRWRGIATRYAKNSASFLAAIQIRCLSLWLKIS; encoded by the exons ATGGATTTAGGGCTACATAGGCATGATATAACAGATAATATGTGGGATTTGATAAAGGATCATTTACCAGGAAGGGAAGGTACGTGGGGAGGTTTGGCACATAATAACAGAGGATTCATTAACGCAGTATTTTGGATATTAAGAACAGGTTCTCCCTGGAGAGATTTGCCTTCAGAATATGGAGGATGGAAAAATACACATAAAAGATTTTGCAGATGGAGAGACAAAAGGATATGGGAGGCTTTATTGGAGATATTTGTGAAAGAACCTGATATGGAATGGTTAATGATAGACGCAAGTCATAGTAAAGTGCATCCACATGCTTCAGGTGCAAAAGGCGGCAATCAAGATATGAGTCGTACAAAAGGGGGCT TCAATACAAAGATTCACCTTGCCTTGGATTCACATGGTATGCCACTCAAAGTTATTGTCACAAAAGGCTCAGAAGCTGATTGCAAGCAGGCTGTTAATCTTATTGAAGAGATGAAAGCTGAGTACTTACTAGCCGACAGAGGGTACGATGCTAATTACATAATTGACCATGCCCAAGAATTGGGCATGAGAGTTGTTATTCCTCCTAAAAAGAACAGAATCACCCAGAGAAAATACGATAAAGATTTATACAAAATAAGGCATATTGTAGAAAACACCTTTCTTCATCTTAAAAGATGGAGGGGAATTGCAACCAGATATGCTAAAAATTCAGCTTCTTTTCTTGCCGCAATTCAGATTAGATGCTTATCTCTTTGGCTTAAAATCTCATGA
- the miaA gene encoding tRNA (adenosine(37)-N6)-dimethylallyltransferase MiaA — protein sequence MLDLKKVEGKIICIYGPTASSKSKLAIEFAQKIGGVIINADSMQIYKDVPILTSQPTEHEKEALTHQLYGMANLTTKFSVNEWLKLAINQINATRKLGLSPILVGGTGLYFLSLIRGIAEIPQIEQTTKDYVRSLAAKSPQVGVHKILIDYDSELAQKVSPNDTVRVLRGLEVMIQTGKSILEWQKNNAKFFAETEFFKVYLCPPREKLYSNINQRFLQMLTKGVEDEVRAVFVKHEYQSIVPKIIGLSTIRDYIMHQKDLGTMINEVQKLTRNYAKRQYTWFNNQLKHDVVVDNIF from the coding sequence ATGCTGGATTTAAAAAAAGTCGAAGGTAAAATAATATGCATATATGGACCAACTGCGTCTTCTAAATCCAAATTGGCAATAGAGTTTGCTCAGAAAATTGGCGGGGTCATAATAAACGCGGACTCAATGCAAATATACAAAGATGTACCAATTCTAACATCTCAACCAACCGAACATGAAAAAGAAGCTTTAACACACCAACTTTATGGGATGGCTAACCTAACAACAAAATTCTCAGTTAATGAGTGGTTGAAACTTGCCATAAATCAAATCAACGCAACAAGAAAACTCGGATTATCACCGATATTAGTTGGGGGAACGGGGCTTTATTTTTTAAGTTTAATTAGGGGGATTGCTGAAATTCCGCAGATAGAGCAAACCACAAAAGATTATGTAAGGAGTTTAGCCGCAAAATCGCCCCAAGTTGGGGTGCATAAAATATTGATCGATTATGATTCTGAACTTGCTCAAAAGGTTTCTCCAAACGATACAGTAAGGGTGTTAAGGGGGCTTGAGGTTATGATCCAAACTGGTAAATCGATTTTAGAGTGGCAGAAAAATAACGCAAAGTTTTTTGCTGAAACCGAATTTTTTAAAGTTTATCTTTGTCCGCCAAGAGAAAAGTTGTATTCAAATATTAATCAAAGGTTTCTTCAGATGTTAACAAAAGGTGTTGAGGATGAAGTACGAGCTGTCTTTGTTAAACATGAGTACCAATCAATAGTACCTAAAATCATAGGTCTGTCCACTATCAGAGACTATATAATGCATCAAAAAGATTTAGGCACTATGATAAATGAGGTGCAGAAACTCACACGCAACTATGCTAAAAGACAGTACACATGGTTTAATAATCAGCTAAAACATGATGTAGTGGTTGACAACATATTTTGA
- a CDS encoding DNA-directed RNA polymerase subunit alpha, with protein MQEATQGANISLNWVSLIKPASYSVEKSTDNVGVFSIEPLERGFGVTLGNALRRILLSSLQGTAISAVRISGVEHEYSTIEGVKEDVVEIILNLKSVIISGSAGFDNKKFTLSVSKSGPVTAGMIKVSDGFQITNPDLVICNITKETKLEMEFIVTSGKGYRVASEQQDFSYGSNFIAIDSIFSPVLRCSFKVENSRVGSKTEYDKLLLTIETNGAIKSDLALAFAAKIFQEQLQVFINFREVEEVEKPKEKVVPFDLNLLRKVCDMELSIRSQNCLKNDNIIYIGDLVTKTETQMLKIPNFGKKSLYEIRDILAEMGLKFGMEIKDWPPKNVEELAKTYIEDNN; from the coding sequence ATGCAGGAAGCGACACAAGGGGCAAATATTTCTTTGAATTGGGTTAGTTTAATAAAACCAGCAAGCTATTCTGTGGAAAAGTCTACAGATAATGTTGGTGTTTTTAGTATAGAACCTCTAGAGAGGGGATTCGGTGTTACGCTTGGTAATGCATTAAGAAGAATATTGCTGTCTTCATTACAAGGCACTGCAATATCCGCTGTTAGAATCAGTGGTGTGGAGCATGAATATTCAACAATTGAAGGAGTCAAAGAAGATGTTGTTGAAATTATATTAAATTTAAAATCGGTTATCATTAGTGGAAGCGCTGGATTCGACAATAAAAAGTTCACTTTAAGTGTTTCTAAAAGCGGTCCAGTGACTGCAGGTATGATAAAGGTGTCCGATGGATTTCAAATCACTAATCCAGACTTAGTAATTTGTAATATTACTAAAGAAACCAAATTGGAAATGGAGTTTATAGTAACATCTGGGAAGGGGTATAGGGTTGCAAGTGAACAGCAAGACTTCAGTTACGGAAGCAACTTCATAGCTATAGATTCAATCTTTTCTCCTGTCTTGAGATGTTCGTTTAAAGTAGAAAATAGTCGCGTTGGTTCTAAAACCGAGTATGATAAGTTGCTTCTTACTATAGAAACAAACGGCGCGATTAAGAGTGATTTAGCATTAGCTTTCGCTGCTAAGATATTTCAGGAACAGCTACAAGTTTTCATTAACTTTAGGGAAGTCGAAGAAGTGGAGAAACCTAAAGAGAAGGTAGTTCCTTTCGACCTAAACTTACTGAGAAAGGTTTGTGATATGGAGTTATCCATACGTTCGCAAAACTGCCTAAAAAATGATAACATAATATATATTGGAGATTTAGTCACAAAAACTGAAACTCAAATGTTAAAAATCCCTAATTTCGGGAAAAAATCTCTTTATGAAATTAGAGATATTTTAGCAGAAATGGGGCTAAAGTTCGGCATGGAAATAAAAGATTGGCCACCAAAAAATGTGGAAGAATTAGCAAAAACATATATTGAAGACAATAACTAA
- the thiL gene encoding thiamine-phosphate kinase, which yields MSWQPQLCIYTANVKRTKCYFIKNTKLSELDLIAKLKNRFPSHIGDDAAVIQFTDEQSYIVTKDIIVEDVHFCTSYFDPLSLAHKALHVNLSDVAAMGATPLFVLGGISIPMLHQEYAKEFLHNFADMCENTGIKLIGGDITASRDRIFISVTIIGVARTKAIKYRCTAKPTNIICVVGELGYAHLGLIACEKSLSEFGLYKKPFLRPTAKTKEGIWLAEQDAVTCMMDISDGLLVDLRKLCKASDAKGVIDLELLNPSIAFREDCAILGLDCMDVMLTGGEDYGLLCAIDVEKLHCFAKDFAKIFGYPMKRIGYITNGSGICFVNNGLWKNKKLKPFSHFGESTEF from the coding sequence ATTAGTTGGCAACCGCAGTTATGTATTTACACCGCAAATGTTAAGCGAACTAAATGTTACTTTATTAAAAATACTAAGTTAAGCGAACTTGATTTAATCGCCAAGCTTAAAAACAGATTCCCATCGCATATAGGCGATGATGCTGCGGTAATTCAGTTTACAGATGAGCAAAGTTACATTGTAACAAAAGACATAATTGTGGAGGACGTCCACTTTTGCACATCTTACTTCGACCCATTGAGCCTGGCACACAAAGCGCTACACGTTAATTTAAGTGACGTTGCAGCCATGGGAGCTACTCCTCTTTTTGTGTTGGGTGGCATTTCAATCCCGATGCTGCATCAAGAGTATGCAAAAGAATTTCTCCATAATTTTGCCGACATGTGTGAAAATACAGGTATTAAACTTATTGGAGGAGATATAACCGCATCAAGAGATAGAATATTCATCAGTGTCACGATCATTGGGGTCGCAAGAACCAAAGCTATCAAATATAGGTGCACAGCAAAACCAACCAACATAATTTGTGTAGTTGGCGAGTTGGGCTACGCCCACCTAGGATTGATTGCCTGTGAAAAATCTTTGAGCGAGTTTGGACTGTACAAAAAACCATTTTTGCGCCCAACAGCAAAAACAAAGGAAGGGATTTGGCTCGCGGAGCAAGATGCAGTAACATGCATGATGGACATTTCTGATGGTTTGCTGGTTGATTTACGCAAACTGTGCAAAGCTTCTGACGCCAAGGGGGTAATAGATTTAGAACTTTTAAACCCCTCTATTGCTTTCAGAGAAGATTGTGCCATATTAGGACTTGACTGTATGGACGTCATGCTCACAGGGGGTGAGGATTATGGCCTTTTATGTGCGATAGATGTTGAAAAACTCCATTGTTTTGCCAAAGATTTTGCTAAAATTTTTGGTTATCCGATGAAGCGCATTGGGTATATCACAAATGGCAGTGGTATCTGTTTTGTAAATAATGGCTTATGGAAAAACAAAAAACTGAAGCCATTTTCACATTTTGGAGAATCAACTGAGTTTTAA
- the rpsK gene encoding 30S ribosomal protein S11, with translation MNKKTTSSTANKKKRNVTIGIAHILASFNNTIVTISDLHGAVIAWSSAGCNGFKGSRKSTPYAAQITAEIAGKKALEFGMQTMSVKIQGAGNGRESAIRGLVSTGINLTVIKDITPIPHNGPRPPKRRRV, from the coding sequence ATGAATAAAAAAACTACATCTAGCACAGCTAACAAGAAAAAAAGAAACGTAACTATTGGGATTGCACATATATTGGCAAGCTTTAATAACACTATAGTAACCATCTCGGATTTGCATGGAGCTGTAATAGCATGGTCTTCAGCTGGATGTAATGGCTTCAAAGGTTCTCGTAAATCTACTCCATACGCAGCGCAAATAACAGCGGAGATAGCTGGAAAAAAAGCCTTGGAGTTTGGTATGCAGACCATGTCAGTCAAAATACAAGGAGCTGGTAACGGAAGAGAGTCAGCAATAAGGGGGCTAGTTTCAACGGGAATTAACCTTACGGTCATTAAGGATATCACCCCAATCCCACACAATGGTCCTAGACCACCTAAAAGAAGAAGAGTATAA
- the rpsM gene encoding 30S ribosomal protein S13 codes for MARIAGVNIPTSKKVSTALTYIYGIGNHRAMNICEKANIDPNLRVMKLSDEEVRKLREVIDSSYAVEGDLRMEVSMNIKDLIDIKCYRGIRHVKKLPVRGQRTHTNARTRKGKAIAIAGKKKVAK; via the coding sequence GTGGCGCGTATAGCAGGTGTAAACATCCCGACATCCAAGAAAGTTAGTACAGCTTTGACGTATATCTATGGCATAGGTAACCATAGAGCAATGAATATATGCGAAAAAGCAAACATAGACCCAAATTTAAGGGTTATGAAACTCTCTGACGAAGAAGTAAGGAAATTAAGAGAGGTTATAGACTCTTCGTACGCTGTTGAAGGTGATTTGCGAATGGAAGTCTCTATGAATATTAAAGATCTTATCGATATCAAATGCTATAGGGGCATTAGACATGTGAAGAAATTGCCTGTACGTGGACAAAGAACGCATACCAATGCAAGAACAAGAAAAGGTAAAGCAATTGCTATTGCTGGCAAGAAAAAAGTTGCTAAATAA
- a CDS encoding uroporphyrinogen-III synthase, translating into MLGKNSVIIPLIKVQNIDIQVMDDNYDVVILTSQNAVHAVEKSSWIKRKPIFVVGNKTKEKLLQIGCGCVMSSNGTARNLEETIVNNVSNTLRILYLSGDYTSYDLDIKLKSRGYDVTKKTAYRANAVQSLSKQEIGVMNTSDTILFYSPRTASVFTKLAWQYSLRGNDKVAICISNNCASLISELVWKEIRIANRPNEKAMFALL; encoded by the coding sequence ATGCTTGGTAAGAACTCGGTGATTATTCCACTTATAAAGGTACAAAATATAGATATTCAAGTTATGGACGATAACTACGATGTAGTGATTCTTACTAGCCAAAACGCCGTTCATGCTGTTGAAAAAAGTTCCTGGATTAAGCGCAAACCTATATTTGTTGTGGGCAATAAAACCAAAGAAAAATTGCTTCAAATAGGCTGTGGCTGTGTCATGTCGAGCAATGGAACTGCACGTAATTTAGAGGAAACAATCGTAAATAACGTATCAAATACATTAAGAATACTATATTTGTCCGGTGATTATACCTCTTATGATTTGGACATTAAATTAAAATCAAGGGGGTATGATGTTACAAAAAAAACTGCGTATCGAGCGAATGCTGTTCAATCTCTTTCAAAACAGGAAATTGGTGTAATGAACACATCCGATACAATTCTTTTTTATTCTCCCAGAACAGCTAGTGTATTTACCAAGCTTGCATGGCAGTATAGTTTAAGGGGTAATGATAAAGTCGCAATTTGTATAAGCAATAATTGCGCTTCACTTATATCCGAATTAGTTTGGAAAGAGATTAGAATCGCAAATCGGCCTAATGAAAAAGCAATGTTTGCACTATTGTGA